TATTTTCATTTATTTTTTTTATATCTTCAAATATAAAAGCAGAATTTTTTCTATTATCAAAGGAAGTTAAAGATATTTTTTTCCCAACAACTGTAAAATCTTTATTATTAATAGAAAGCTTAAATACTTCTTCATTCATTAGATAATCATTTTGAGTAATGATTATAATTTTTTTTCCAACACATTGAAATTTAAGATTAAGCTTTTCAATAGCGATTGGATTTATACTTACTATTGTATTATCCTTATCTATAATAATTACACCTTTGTTAATATTTTCTAAGATAGTTTTTAATGTATTTTCTTGGTCTTTTTGTAAAAGATTTTCTTGATATTCAAAAAATTTTATTCCGATAAACTCTGCAATTTGTTTTGTAAAATGAAGATAGGATTCACAATTTGCTAAAATCTTATTTTTTTGCTCATCATTAAAACAAACTAATCCTAGTACTCCTATAATTTCTTTGTGACAATAGATAGGAGTAGAGATTTCTAATTTCTCTTTACAATTTTTCTTATCTTTACATTGAGTACATAGAGTATGTAATCTTGGGTTTTCAATAATATGGGTTTTACCAGTTTCTAAAGTATTTTTATAAACACTTCCTAAAGCATAAACACCATCAATGTTTTTATAAAGACCAGTTCCAGTAACTCTAAACATATTTTTATCAACTACCCCAACATCAACATTTAATAAATTTGAAATAATATTTATATATCTATTGACATCTTCTTTGATATTTAGTAAAGAAACCTCCATTTTTTCCTCCATAAAATAGTAGTATATTACATTTTACCATAAACTCTAAATAAAATAAATAGTAGAAAGCTTATTGACAAAATTAAATAAAAATAGTACTTTTAGAATAGAAAAAAGATGATGGAGGAGAGTATGAAATTAATAGTTACAGATTTAGATGGAACTTTATTATCAGATGAAAAGAAAGTATCAGAATACAATATAGAAATTTTAAATAGAGCAGTAAAAGAGAAAGAGATAGAATTAGTAGTAGCTTCTGGAAGAGATATCTATAGTATAAAAAACTTAACTAAAGATTTAAAAATAAAATACTATATTTGCTTTAATGGAGCTAAAATTTATAATGATGATAAACTTATTTATAAAGAGGCTATTGATGAAAAGATTTGTGAAGATATATTAAAAAAAGGAATGGAATTAAATTTAAAGTTTAGTGCAACATCAGAAAATGAAATACATTATACAAAGATGGACAATGAATATACAAGATTGGAAAATGGAAAAGATAAATTAAAGTCTTTTTATTTAAAAAGTAAGGAGGATATTAAACAAAGAAATTTTGAAAAAATAGTATTTGTAGGTTTAGAAGTAGAACTTACACAATTAAGAAATTATGTTGAAAAAAAATATGGCAATAAAGTAAATACATTTTATTCAGGAAGTGGTGTGCTTGATATAGTAAATAAAAAATGTAGTAAAGGAACAGCAGTAGAAGAAATAGCAACTCTTTTAAATATAGATAAATCTAAAATAATAGCTTTTGGTGATAATGAAAATGATATTTCAATGTTAGAATTAGTTGGACATCCAGTGATAATGGAAAATTCTAGAGAAGATTTAAAAAAGAAAAAATACTATAAAACAGTTTCTAATAACAATGATGGAGTAGGTAAATATATAAATGATAATATTTTAAATAAATAATCATCATTTATAATATTAAAATTGAACATATAGTTAATAAAAAAGATGGAAAAACGAAAATAAATATAGAAAAAAATAAAAAGTTGTGCTATAATTCAAGTAATGAAAAAAAATTTCGTAGTACTTAAAACTTATTGAAATATAAATGAAAAAGGAGGAAGTTTTATGTTTAGTTACTTACAAAAAATTGGTAAAGCTTTAATGGTTCCAGTAGCAGTATTACCAGCTGCAGCTATTCTAATGGGAATAGGATACTGGATTGACCCAGTAGGTTGGGGAGCAAATAGTCAGCTTGCAGCATTTTTAATAAAAGCAGGAGCTGCAATAATAGATAATATGCCTATTTTATTTGCTGTTGGTGTTGCATTTGGACTTTCAAAAGATAAAAATGGTGCTGCTGCATTAGCAGGATTAGTAGCTTTTGAAGTTGTTACTACTTTACTTTCAGTTGGAGCTGTTGCACAAATGACAGGTGTTCCAGCAGATCAAGTTTCTCCAGCATTTGGAAAAATAAACAACCAATTTATAGGAATACTTTGTGGAGTTGTAGCAGGAGAGTTATACAATAAATTCCATACATTAGAATTACCTAAATTCTTAGCTTTCTTTAGTGGAAAAAGATTTGTTCCAATTATAACATCAGTTGTAATGTTAGTAGTTTCATTTATTTTATTATATATTTGGCCAATTATTTATGCTGGACTAGTAGGATTTGGAATATCTATCGCTAAATTAGGACCAGTAGGAGCAGGAGTTTATGGATTCTTCAACAGACTATTAATTCCAGTAGGATTACACCACGCATTAAACTCAGTATTCTGGTTTAACGTTGCTGGTATCAATGATATAGGAAGATTCTGGGGAGATCCAGCAGCAGCTTATGCAGGATTACCAGAAGCTGTAGAGGGAGCTTACCATGTAGGAATGTATCAAGCAGGATTCTTCCCAATTATGATGTTTGGATTATTAGGAGCATGTTTAGCATTTATAAAAACAGCAAAACCAGCTAATAAAGAAAAAATAAAATCTATAATGTTAGCAGCAGGGTTTGCTAGTTTCTTTACTGGAGTAACAGAACCAATAGAGTTTGCATTTATGTTTGTTGCACCAGGATTATATTTATTACATGCAGTTTTAACAGGAATATCAGTATTTTTAGCTGCATCTTTAAACTGGATGGCAGGATTTGGTTTCTCAGCAGGATTAGTAGACTTCGTATTATCATTACGTAATCCAAATGCTAATAGTCCAATAATGTTAATAGTTTTAGGAATTGTATTTTTCGTAATTTACTATGTAGTATTTACATTTGTAATTAATAAATTTAATGTAAAAACTCCAGGAAGAGAAGATGAAGAACTAGTAGAAGTAGTAGCAGAAGGTGGAGTAAATGCACATACAGCAGTAGCAGTAGCATTGTTACCATTATTAGGAGGAAAAGAAAATCTAGTAACAATAGATAACTGTACTACAAGATTAAGATTAGAGGTTGCTGACAGTTCAAAAGTAAATGATGCAGAAATTAAAAAGATAGCAGCAGGAATTATTAAAAAAGGAAATGCAGTACAAGTAATAATAGGGCCACATGTAGAATTTGTTGCAACTGAATTAAAAAAATTAGTATAGTATTTTAAGTAAAAATTATTATTTAAAAGTAGATAAAAGAAGGGGAAAAGCTCCTTCTTTTATTTTTTATAAATTTTTTAAAAAAAGTATTGACGAAAAATATTATTTGTGGTAATATATACCTTGTCCGCGAGAGAGCGGAACTGATGAATAAGGACATTAGCAACAGAATAGAGAAAGACAATTAATGCAAACACAACAATAAATTGGTGTAAAATAATCAGTAAATTTTGCTGAGTTATATAGATTGAACGAAGAGTTTGATCCTGGCTCAGGATGAACGCTGACAGAATGCTTAACACATGCAAGTCTACTTGATCCTTCGGGTGATGGTGGCGGACNNNNNNNNNNNNNNNNNNNNNNNNNNNNNNNNNNNNNNNNNNNNNNNNNNNNNNNNNNNNNNNNNNNNNNNNNNNNNNNNNNNNNNNNNNNNNNNNNNNNGTACTCTGCAACTCGAGTACATGAAGTTGGAATCGCTAGTAATCGCAAATCAGCTATGTTGCGGTGAATACGTTCTCGGGTCTTGTACACACCGCCCGTCACACCACGAGAGTTGGTTGCACCTGAAGTAGCAGGCCTAACCGCAAGGAGGGATGCTCCGAGGGTGTGATTAGCGATTGGGGTGAAGTCGTAACAAGGTATCCGTACGGGAACGTGCGGATGGATCACCTCCTTTCTAAGGAGCAATACTTTCTCTATTCTATTGATAATGTTCTTACATTATCTAATGGACATTGGAAACTATATAGTAAATCAGATAATACAATTTAACTCTAATTTTTTAATAGAGTTAGCTGTCAATCAATATTTAAAAACTAAAGGTTAAAATAATTAAGGGCACATAGGGAATGCCTAGGTAGTAAGAGCCGATGAAGGACGTGGTAAGCTGCGATAAGCTCAGGGTAGTTGCAATCGAACGTTGATCCTGAGATTTCCGAATGGAGCAATCCGCTAAGTTGAAGACTTAGCACGAAAGAGGGTACCGCGTGAACTGAAACATCTAAGTAACGCGAGGAAAAGAAAGTAAAAACGATTCCCCAAGTAGCGGCGAGCGAACGGGGATGAGCCCAAACCGCATAAATGCCAAGGATGCAGCCGTTGTTTATGCGGGGTTGTGGGAAGAACCACGAGGAACTGCAACGTACTCAACAATGTTAATGACTGAACTGGAACTAGTTGGAAAGCTAGATCGTAGAAGGTGATAATCCTGTACAGGTAAACTCATTAACTTGTCCGTTCTCTCCCAAGTAACATGGAACACGAGGAATTCTGTGTGAATCTGCGAGGACCATATCTCGTAAGGCTAAATACTCTTACTAACCGATAGCGTATAGTACCGTGAGGGAAAGGTGAAAAGAACCCCGGGAGGGGAGTGAAATAGAACCTGAAACTATGTGCTTACAAGCGGTCAGAGCCCGCAAGGGTGATGGCGTGCCTTTTGGAGAATGATCCTGCGAGTTACGTTCAGTGGCAAGGTTAAGTTTAACGGAGCCGAAGGGAAACCGAGTCTGAACAGGGCGATTTTAGTCGCTGGGCGTAGACGCGAAACCTGGTGATCTAAGCCTGTCCAGGGTGAAGCTGTGGTAAGACACAGTGGAGGCCCGAACTCACCGCCGTTGAAAAGTTGGGAGATGAGGTAGGTTTAGGGGTGAAAAGCCAATCGAACTAGGAGATAGCTCGTTCTCTCCGAAATGCATTTAGGTGCAGCCTTGAGTGTTTAATTATGGGGGTAGAGCACTGAATGGACTAGGGGGCGCATTGCTTACTGAATCCAATCAAACTCCGAATACCATAATTCAAGAGCTCAGGAGTGAGACTATGGGAATTAACTTCCATTGTCAAAAGGGAAACAACCCAGACCACCAGCTAAGGTCCCTAATCATAACTAAGTGGGAAAGGAGGTGGAGATTCATAAACAACCAGGAGGTTGGCTTAGAAGCAGCCATACCTTTAAAGAGTGCGTAATAGCTCACTGGTCGAGAGTCTCTGCGCCGACAATGTAACGGGGCTAAGTTATGAACCGAAGCTGTGGAATTGCGCAAGCAATTGGTAGGAGAGCGTTCTGTAGGCCGTTGAAGGAGAAGCGTAAGCAACTCTGGAGGTATCAGAAGTGAGAATGCAGGAATAAGTAGCGAGAAGGGAGGCGAGAATCCTCCCCGCCGGAAGACCAAGGTTTTCAGGGTAAAGCTTGTCTTCCCTGAGTAAGCCGGGACCTAAGCCGAGGCTATAGTGCGTAGGCGAATGGAAAACAGATTAATATTTCTGTGCCAGTCATATTTTGTGATGGAGGGACGTAGAAGGGTATGTACGCGGAAGAACGGTAGTTTCCGTAAAAGCATGTAGAATGACTTGATAGGTAAATCCGTCAAGTTAGATTTGAGGTGTGATATATAGTCGTAAGATGAATGTACAAATCCCACGCTGCCGAGAAAAGCTTCTAACGTTAAGGTATGACTGCCCGTACCCGAAACCGACACAGGTGGTCAGGATGAGAAATCTAAGGCGGACAGGCTAACTCTCGTTAAGGAACTCTGCAAAATTGCCCCGTAACTTCGGGAGAAGGGGTGCCCCTGAGTGTGAGCATACACGCGATGTTAAGCGCTTGGGGGTCGCAGTGAAGAGGCTCAAGCAACTGTTTAACAAAAACACAGGTCTATGCTAAGCTGTAAGGCGATGTATATGGGCTGACACCTGCCCAGTGCCGGAAGGTTAAGAGGAGGAGTGAGAGCTCCGAATTGAAGCCCCGGTGAACGGCGGCCGTAACTATAACGGTCCTAAGGTAGCGAAATTCCTTGTCGGGTAAGTTCCGACCTGCACGAATGGTGTAATGATTTGAGCGCTGTCTTGACGGGAGGCCTGGTGAAATTGTATTACCGGTGAAGATACCGGTTACCTACAGTAGGACGGAAAGACCCCATGGAGCTTTACTGTAGCTTGGTATTGGGTTTTGGCATTGCATGTATAGGATAGTTGGGAAACTATGATGGTATGGCGCTAGCTATATCGGAGTTGTCGGTGGAATACCAACCATTCAATGTTGAAATTCTAATCTGTGGTTTGGAGCCACGGAGACAGTGCTAGGTGGGCAGTTTGACTGGGGCGGTCGCCTCCGAAAGAGTAACGGAGGCGTTCAAAGGTTCTCTCAGGTTGGATGGAAATCAACCGCAGAGTGCAATGGCATAAGAGAGCTTGACTGCGAGACTGACGGGTCGAGCAGGTGCGAAAGCAGGACATAGTGATCCGGCGATTCCGAATGGAAGGATCGTCGCTCAACGGATAAAAGCTACCCTGGGGATAACAGGCTGATCCTACCCGAGAGTCCATATCGACGGTAGGGTTTGGCACCTCGATGTCGGCTCATCGCATCCTGGGGCTGGAGAAGGTCCCAAGGGTTGGGCTGTTCGCCCATTAAAGCGGTACGTGAGCTGGGTTCAGAACGTCGTGAGACAGTTCGGTCCCTATCCACTGTAGGCGTTAGAATATTGAGAAGATCTGTCCTTAGTACGAGAGGACCGGGATGGACAAACCTCTGATGTACCAGTTGTCACGCCAGTGGCACAGCTGGGTAGTCACGTTTGGAACAGATAACCGCTGAAAGCATCTAAGCGGGAAACTGACTTCAAGATAAGTATTCTTTAAGACTCCTTCGAGCCTAGGAGGTAGATAGGTTGGGGGTGTAAGGGCTGTGAGGCCTTTAGCTGACCAATACTAATAAGTCGAAGTTTTAACCTTCAAATAATCAAGAAGTAACGAAGTTACGACTATGATTATTTAGACGCAGATGACTGAAAGGAATCAGCGTTACCTGATATTACTATATAGTTTTGAATGTTCCATTAAATAAAGAGTAACAAAGTTACGATTATATTAAATGAGACACAGATGAGTGAAAGAAATCTGTGCTACATTAAAAGAAGTTAATAATGCTTGGTGAGAAGAGCTACGGGGGTACACCCAGAAACATTCCGAACCTGGAAGTTAAGCCCGTAAACGCTGAAAGTACTTGGAGGGAAGCCTCCTGGGAGGATAGGAACTTGCCAAGCTTTTTTATTTATTATTAGCTAAATTAAAAACACCCAAAATCTTATTATTAAGATAATGGGTGTTAATTTTTTATTTAACTATAAAGCTTTGCCCAAAGATAAATTCCAATTGCAAAAACAATACCACTAGCTATTGTAATGATACACATAAATCCCATAATATCTTTAGCTTTTAAATTAGCTACGGCTAATGCAGGTAAAGCCCAAAATGGTTGAATCATATTAGTCCATTGGTCTCCCCAAGCGATAGCCATTGCAGCAATATTAGTTGGAACTTTTAGATATTCTGCAGCATTCATAACAATAGGTGCTTGAACACTCCACTGACCTCCACCAGATGGAACAAAGAAATTAACAATTCCAGCAGAAAAGAATGTAAATACTGGGAATGTATATTGATTTGAAATATTTACAAAGAAATTAGATATTAAACTTGCTAAACTAATTCCTTCAGCATTTGTGCAAGTCATAATTGCCATAATCCCTGCATAGAAAGGATATTGTAAAATAACTCCAACAATAGAAGAAACAGAATCTTTAAGAGCATCTAAATAATTTTTTAAATTTCCATGTAAGAGAATTCCTAAGAAAAGTAATATCATATTTACAGAATCTCTACCTAATCCATTTAAAATACTTTTTCCTTCGGCTATATAGTTACCGAAATAATAAAATATATATGCCCATCCTAATAAACAAGTTAAAAGCCAGAGAATTTTACTATGCTCTATCCTATCTGCAGGAGTTTTAATTTTATATTTTTTAGGACGATATTCTTCTCCAAGAACACTGCTATCAACTATTACTGCATCTTTTTCATTAGGAAGCATAGCTATATTTATAATACACATAGTACCAATACAAACAATAGCAGTAATAATATTAACTGGATGAAAAATAGTTGAAGTGATATCAGATTTTATAGTTTTTCCTGCAATATCAAAACCTGTAGAGATAGTAAGAGGAATGGAACCCGATAGTCCTTGGTGCCAAATAATATAACCAGAATATGCAGAAGCTATTAATAATCTATAATCAATAGTTTTTAACTTTTTAGCAATAGCTTTAGCTAAAAGAGCTCCAGCTATAAGACCAAGTCCATAGTTTAGCCAACTAAAAATAGCAGAAAATGTTACTGTTAAAACAATAGCTCTTTTATTATTAGTTGCATATTTTACAATTCTATTTACTAATTTATTAAAAATCTGAGTTTTAGCAAGAGTTGAACCAAAAACAACAATACAACCTGTTTGCATAGAAAATTTTAAAAGATTCCAAAATCCATCAGAAAAATTTCCCCAAGCTTTAAGAATTTCTAAAGGTGTTTGATGAGTAAAAACAATAGCTGCTACATATACTACAAAAGTGAGTATTATAGCAAAAAGAAAAGGGTCAGGTAAATATTTATCCACAAGTTTAACACAAAAATTTGTAAATTTTTTTAACATATTTCCTCCTAAAGATAAAAGGATAAAATTCTAGAAGTTTTGTATTTCAGAAATATTAGAAAATTTTGTTAATTCACTAATAGCTTTTATTCTATTTAAATTTTTAGGCA
The DNA window shown above is from Fusobacterium mortiferum ATCC 9817 and carries:
- a CDS encoding Cof-type HAD-IIB family hydrolase, encoding MKLIVTDLDGTLLSDEKKVSEYNIEILNRAVKEKEIELVVASGRDIYSIKNLTKDLKIKYYICFNGAKIYNDDKLIYKEAIDEKICEDILKKGMELNLKFSATSENEIHYTKMDNEYTRLENGKDKLKSFYLKSKEDIKQRNFEKIVFVGLEVELTQLRNYVEKKYGNKVNTFYSGSGVLDIVNKKCSKGTAVEEIATLLNIDKSKIIAFGDNENDISMLELVGHPVIMENSREDLKKKKYYKTVSNNNDGVGKYINDNILNK
- the nagE gene encoding N-acetylglucosamine-specific PTS transporter subunit IIBC; the protein is MFSYLQKIGKALMVPVAVLPAAAILMGIGYWIDPVGWGANSQLAAFLIKAGAAIIDNMPILFAVGVAFGLSKDKNGAAALAGLVAFEVVTTLLSVGAVAQMTGVPADQVSPAFGKINNQFIGILCGVVAGELYNKFHTLELPKFLAFFSGKRFVPIITSVVMLVVSFILLYIWPIIYAGLVGFGISIAKLGPVGAGVYGFFNRLLIPVGLHHALNSVFWFNVAGINDIGRFWGDPAAAYAGLPEAVEGAYHVGMYQAGFFPIMMFGLLGACLAFIKTAKPANKEKIKSIMLAAGFASFFTGVTEPIEFAFMFVAPGLYLLHAVLTGISVFLAASLNWMAGFGFSAGLVDFVLSLRNPNANSPIMLIVLGIVFFVIYYVVFTFVINKFNVKTPGREDEELVEVVAEGGVNAHTAVAVALLPLLGGKENLVTIDNCTTRLRLEVADSSKVNDAEIKKIAAGIIKKGNAVQVIIGPHVEFVATELKKLV
- a CDS encoding short-chain fatty acid transporter, which gives rise to MLKKFTNFCVKLVDKYLPDPFLFAIILTFVVYVAAIVFTHQTPLEILKAWGNFSDGFWNLLKFSMQTGCIVVFGSTLAKTQIFNKLVNRIVKYATNNKRAIVLTVTFSAIFSWLNYGLGLIAGALLAKAIAKKLKTIDYRLLIASAYSGYIIWHQGLSGSIPLTISTGFDIAGKTIKSDITSTIFHPVNIITAIVCIGTMCIINIAMLPNEKDAVIVDSSVLGEEYRPKKYKIKTPADRIEHSKILWLLTCLLGWAYIFYYFGNYIAEGKSILNGLGRDSVNMILLFLGILLHGNLKNYLDALKDSVSSIVGVILQYPFYAGIMAIMTCTNAEGISLASLISNFFVNISNQYTFPVFTFFSAGIVNFFVPSGGGQWSVQAPIVMNAAEYLKVPTNIAAMAIAWGDQWTNMIQPFWALPALAVANLKAKDIMGFMCIITIASGIVFAIGIYLWAKLYS